A genomic window from Zalophus californianus isolate mZalCal1 chromosome 13, mZalCal1.pri.v2, whole genome shotgun sequence includes:
- the LOC113934050 gene encoding hypoxanthine-guanine phosphoribosyltransferase-like codes for MATRSPSIVISDDEPGYDLDLFCIPNHYAQDLEKVFIPHGLIMDRTERLARDVMKEMGSHHIVALCVLKGGYKFFADLLDYIQAVNRNSDRSILMTVDFIRLKSCNDQSTRDIKVIGGDDLSTLTGKNVLIVEDIIETGKTMQTLLSLVQQYNPKMVKVASLLVKRTPQSIGYRPDFVGFEIPDKFVVGYALDYNEYFRDLNHVCVISETGEAKYKAQDESSS; via the coding sequence ATGGCAACACGAAGCCCCAGCATTGTGATTAGTGATGATGAACCAGGTTATGACCTAGATTTATTTTGTATACCTAATCATTACGCTCAGGATTTGGAAAAGGTGTTTATTCCTCATGGATTAATTATGGACAGGACAGAACGGCTTGCACGAGATGTGATGAAGGAGATGGGAAGCCATCACATTGTAGCCCTCTGTGTGCTCAAGGGGGGCTATAAATTCTTTGCTGACCTGCTGGATTACATTCAAGCAGTGAACAGAAACAGTGATAGATCCATTCTTATGACTGTAGACTTCATCAGACTGAAAAGCTGTAATGACCAGTCCACAAGGGATATAAAAGTAATTGGTGGAGATGATCTCTCAACTTTAACTGGAAAGAATGTCTTGATTGTTGAAGATATAATTGAAACAGGCAAAACAATGCAAACCTTGCTTTCCTTGGTCCAGCAGTATAATCCAAAGATGGTCAAGGTTGCAAGTTTGCTGGTGAAAAGGACTCCTCAAAGTATTGGATACAGACCAGATTTTGTTGGATTTGAAATTCCAGACAAGTTTGTTGTAGGATATGCCCTTGACTATAATGAATATTTCAGGGATTTGAATCATGTTTGTGTCATTAGTGAAACTGGAGAAGCAAAATACAAAGCCCAAGATGAGAGTTCAAGTTGA
- the HSPA5 gene encoding endoplasmic reticulum chaperone BiP, with product MKLSLVAAVLLLLGAARAEEEDKKEDVGTVVGIDLGTTYSCVGVFKNGRVEIIANDQGNRITPSYVAFTPEGERLIGDAAKNQLTSNPENTVFDAKRLIGRTWNDPSVQQDIKFLPFKVVEKKTKPYIQVDIGGGQTKTFAPEEISAMVLTKMKETAEAYLGKKVTHAVVTVPAYFNDAQRQATKDAGTIAGLNVMRIINEPTAAAIAYGLDKREGEKNILVFDLGGGTFDVSLLTIDNGVFEVVATNGDTHLGGEDFDQRVMEHFIKLYKKKTGKDVRKDNRAVQKLRREVEKAKRALSSQHQARIEIESFYEGEDFSETLTRAKFEELNMDLFRSTMKPVQKVLEDSDLKKSDIDEIVLVGGSTRIPKIQQLVKEFFNGKEPSRGINPDEAVAYGAAVQAGVLSGDQDTGDLVLLDVCPLTLGIETVGGVMTKLIPRNTVVPTKKSQIFSTASDNQPTVTIKVYEGERPLTKDNHLLGTFDLTGIPPAPRGVPQIEVTFEIDVNGILRVTAEDKGTGNKNKITITNDQNRLTPEEIERMVNDAEKFAEEDKKLKERIDTRNELESYAYSLKNQIGDKEKLGGKLSSEDKETMEKAVEEKIEWLESHQDADIEDFKAKKKELEEIVQPIISKLYGSAGPPPTGDEEPADKDEL from the exons ATGAAGCTGTCCCTGGTGGCTGCGGTGCTGCTGCTGCTCGGCGCGGCGCGGGCCGAGGAGGAGGACAAGAAGGAGGACGTGGGCACGGTGGTCGGCATCGACCTGGGGACCACCTACTCCTG CGTCGGGGTGTTCAAGAACGGCCGCGTGGAGATCATCGCCAACGATCAGGGCAACCGCATCACGCCGTCTTATGTGGCCTTCACTCCTGAAGGGGAGCGTCTGATCGGCGATGCAGCCAAGAACCAGCTCACCTCCAACCCTGAGAACACGGTCTTTGACGCCAAGCGGCTCATCGGCCGCACATGGAACGACCCGTCCGTGCAACAGGACATCAAGTTCTTGCCTTTCAAG GTGGTTGAGAAGAAGACTAAACCATACATTCAAGTTGATATTGGAGGTGGGCAAACAAAGACATTTGCTCCTGAAGAAATTTCTGCCATGGTTCTCACCAAAATGAAGGAAACTGCAGAGGCTTATTTGGGAAAGAAg GTTACCCATGCAGTTGTTACTGTACCAGCCTATTTCAATGATGCCCAACGCCAGGCAACCAAAGATGCTGGAACTATTGCTGGATTGAATGTTATGAGGATCATCAATGAGCC TACAGCAGCTGCTATTGCTTATGGCTTGGataagagggaaggggagaagaataTCTTGGTGTTTGACCTGGGTGGTGGAACTTTCGATGTGTCTCTTCTCACCATTGACAATGGTGTCTTCGAAGTCGTGGCTACTAATGGAGATACTCATCTGGGTGGAGAAGACTTTGACCAACGtgtcatggaacacttcatcaaactCTACAAAAAGAAGACTGGCAAAGATGTTAGGAAAGACAACAGAGCTGTGCAGAAACTCCGGCGGGAGGTAGAAAAAGCCAAACGGGCTCTGTCCTCTCAACATCAAGCAAGAATTGAAATTGAGTCTTTCTATGAAGGAGAAGACTTCTCTGAGACTCTGACCCGGGCCAAATTTGAAGAGCTAAATATG GACCTGTTCCGTTCTACCATGAAGCCTGTTCAGAAGGTACTGGAGGATTCTGACTTAAAGAAGTCTGATATTGATGAAATTGTTCTTGTTGGTGGCTCTACTCGAATCCCAAAGATTCAACAACTGGTTAAAGAGTTCTTCAATGGCAAGGAGCCATCCCGTGGCATCAACCCAGATGAGGCTGTAGCGTATGGTGCTGCTGTCCAGGCTGGTGTACTCTCTGGTGATCAAGATACAG GTGATCTGGTACTCCTTGATGTATGTCCCCTTACACTTGGTATTGAAACTGTGGGAGGTGTCATGACCAAACTAATCCCAAGGAACACTGTGGTGCCCACCAAGAAGTCTCAGATCTTTTCTACAGCTTCTGATAACCAACCAACCGTTACAATCAAGGTCTATGAAG GTGAACGACCCCTGACAAAAGACAATCACCTTCTGGGAACTTTTGACCTGACTGGAATTCCTCCTGCTCCCCGTGGGGTCCCACAGATTGAAGTCACCTTTGAGATAGATGTGAATGGCATTCTTAGAGTGACAGCTGAAGACAAAGGTACAGGCAACAAAAATAAGATTACAATTACCAATGACCAAAATCGCCTGACACCTGAAGAAATTGAAAGGATGGTTAATGATGCTGAGAAGTTTGCCGAGGAAGACAAAAAGCTCAAGGAGCGCATTGATACCAGAAACGAATTGGAAAGCTATGCCTATTCTCTAAAGAATCAGATTGGAGATAAAGAAAAGCTGGGAGGTAAACTCTCCTCTGAAGATAAGGAGACCATGGAAAAAGCCGTAGAGGAAAAGATTGAATGGCTAGAAAGTCACCAAGATGCTGACATTGAAGATTTCAAAGCTAAAAAGAAGGAACTAGAAGAAATTGTTCAGCCAATTATCAGCAAACTCTATGGAAGTGCAGGCCCTCCCCCAACTGGTGATGAGGAACCAGCAGACAAAGATGAGTTGTAG
- the RABEPK gene encoding rab9 effector protein with kelch motifs isoform X3, whose product MKLLPVLEPGGKPRKATWSVRKESDREKHEFCFILRSLLTYLTIYEKGYTLTPPGDGPCARVGHSCSYLPPVGDAKRGKVFIVGGADPNRSFSDVHTMDLGTHRWDLAAAEGLLPRYEHASFIPSCAPHTIWVFGGADQSGNRNCLQVLNPETRTWTMPEVISPPPSPRTFHTSSAAIGNQLYVFGGGERGAQPVQDVKLHVFDANTLTWSQPETLGKPPSPRHGHVMVAAGTKLFIHGGLAGDKFYDDLHCIDISDMKWQKLSPTGSSPTGCAAHSAVVVGKHLYIFGGMTPTGALDTMYQYHIEKQHWTLLKFDTFLPPGRLDHSMCVIPWPVMCTSEKEDSNSLTLNCDTEKGESTNKGVTQATDN is encoded by the exons ATGAAGCTGCTACCAGTGTTGGAGCCTGGAGGCAAGCCCAGGAAAGCAACATGGTCTGTAAGGAaggagtcagacagagaaaagcatgagttttgtttcattttacgtAGTTTACTAACATATTTGACCATCTATGAAAAAGG GTACACCTTGACCCCCCCTGGAGACGGCCCCTGTGCTCGGGTTGGCCACAGCTGTTCATATTTACCCCCAGTCGGTGACGCCAAGAGAGGGAAGGTCTTCATTGTTGGGGGAGCAGATCCAAACAGGAGCTTCTCAGATGTGCACACTATGGATCTGG GAACACACCGGTGGGATTTGGCTGCCGCGGAGGGCCTTTTGCCCCGTTACGAGCATGCCAGCTTCATTCCCTCTTGTGCACCTCATACCATCTGGGTGTTTGGAGGTGCTGACCAGTCAGGAAATCGAAATTGCCTACAAGTTCTGAATCCTG AAACGAGGACTTGGACCATGCCAGAGGTGATCAGCCCTCCACCATCTCCAAGAACATTCCACACATCCTCTGCAGCCATTGGAAACCAACTGTATGTCTTTGGGGGCGGAGAGAGAGGTGCCCAGCCTGTGCAGGATGTGAAGCTGCATGTGTTTGACGCAA ACACTCTGACCTGGTCACAGCCAGAGACACTTGGCAAACCTCCATCCCCCCGGCATGGTCATGTGATGGTGGCAGCAGGGACAAAGCTCTTCATCCATGGAGGCTTGGCAGGGGACAAATTCTATGATGATCTCCATTGCATTGATATAA GTGACATGAAGTGGCAGAAGCTAAGTCCCACTGGGTCATCTCCCACAGGCTGTGCTGCCCACTCAGCTGTGGTTGTGGGGAAACACCTGTATATCTTTGGAGGGATGACTCCCACAGGAGCCCTGGATACAATGTACCAGTATCACATAG AAAAGCAGCATTGGACCTTGCTTAAATTTGATACTTTTCTACCCCCTGGACGATTGGATCATTCCATGTGTGTCATTCCATGGCCTGTGATGTGTACTTCTGAGAAAGAAGATTCAAATTCTCTCACTCTAAACTGTGATACTGAGAAAGGGGAGTCCACCAACAAAGGAGTGACCCAAG CAACAGATAATTAG
- the RABEPK gene encoding rab9 effector protein with kelch motifs isoform X4, with product MKLLPVLEPGGKPRKATWSVRKESDREKHEFCFILRSLLTYLTIYEKGYTLTPPGDGPCARVGHSCSYLPPVGDAKRGKVFIVGGADPNRSFSDVHTMDLETRTWTMPEVISPPPSPRTFHTSSAAIGNQLYVFGGGERGAQPVQDVKLHVFDANTLTWSQPETLGKPPSPRHGHVMVAAGTKLFIHGGLAGDKFYDDLHCIDISDMKWQKLSPTGSSPTGCAAHSAVVVGKHLYIFGGMTPTGALDTMYQYHIEKQHWTLLKFDTFLPPGRLDHSMCVIPWPVMCTSEKEDSNSLTLNCDTEKGESTNKGVTQGDDLHEESQTDTLLCFVFGGMNTEGEIYNDCIVTVVD from the exons ATGAAGCTGCTACCAGTGTTGGAGCCTGGAGGCAAGCCCAGGAAAGCAACATGGTCTGTAAGGAaggagtcagacagagaaaagcatgagttttgtttcattttacgtAGTTTACTAACATATTTGACCATCTATGAAAAAGG GTACACCTTGACCCCCCCTGGAGACGGCCCCTGTGCTCGGGTTGGCCACAGCTGTTCATATTTACCCCCAGTCGGTGACGCCAAGAGAGGGAAGGTCTTCATTGTTGGGGGAGCAGATCCAAACAGGAGCTTCTCAGATGTGCACACTATGGATCTGG AAACGAGGACTTGGACCATGCCAGAGGTGATCAGCCCTCCACCATCTCCAAGAACATTCCACACATCCTCTGCAGCCATTGGAAACCAACTGTATGTCTTTGGGGGCGGAGAGAGAGGTGCCCAGCCTGTGCAGGATGTGAAGCTGCATGTGTTTGACGCAA ACACTCTGACCTGGTCACAGCCAGAGACACTTGGCAAACCTCCATCCCCCCGGCATGGTCATGTGATGGTGGCAGCAGGGACAAAGCTCTTCATCCATGGAGGCTTGGCAGGGGACAAATTCTATGATGATCTCCATTGCATTGATATAA GTGACATGAAGTGGCAGAAGCTAAGTCCCACTGGGTCATCTCCCACAGGCTGTGCTGCCCACTCAGCTGTGGTTGTGGGGAAACACCTGTATATCTTTGGAGGGATGACTCCCACAGGAGCCCTGGATACAATGTACCAGTATCACATAG AAAAGCAGCATTGGACCTTGCTTAAATTTGATACTTTTCTACCCCCTGGACGATTGGATCATTCCATGTGTGTCATTCCATGGCCTGTGATGTGTACTTCTGAGAAAGAAGATTCAAATTCTCTCACTCTAAACTGTGATACTGAGAAAGGGGAGTCCACCAACAAAGGAGTGACCCAAGGTGATGATTTACATGAGGAAAGTCAGACAGACACATTGCTCTGTTTTGTGTTCGGCGGGATGAATACAGAAGGGGAAATCTATAATGACTGTATTGTGACTGTAGTTGACTAa
- the RABEPK gene encoding rab9 effector protein with kelch motifs isoform X2, which translates to MKLLPVLEPGGKPRKATWYTLTPPGDGPCARVGHSCSYLPPVGDAKRGKVFIVGGADPNRSFSDVHTMDLGTHRWDLAAAEGLLPRYEHASFIPSCAPHTIWVFGGADQSGNRNCLQVLNPETRTWTMPEVISPPPSPRTFHTSSAAIGNQLYVFGGGERGAQPVQDVKLHVFDANTLTWSQPETLGKPPSPRHGHVMVAAGTKLFIHGGLAGDKFYDDLHCIDISDMKWQKLSPTGSSPTGCAAHSAVVVGKHLYIFGGMTPTGALDTMYQYHIEKQHWTLLKFDTFLPPGRLDHSMCVIPWPVMCTSEKEDSNSLTLNCDTEKGESTNKGVTQGDDLHEESQTDTLLCFVFGGMNTEGEIYNDCIVTVVD; encoded by the exons ATGAAGCTGCTACCAGTGTTGGAGCCTGGAGGCAAGCCCAGGAAAGCAACATG GTACACCTTGACCCCCCCTGGAGACGGCCCCTGTGCTCGGGTTGGCCACAGCTGTTCATATTTACCCCCAGTCGGTGACGCCAAGAGAGGGAAGGTCTTCATTGTTGGGGGAGCAGATCCAAACAGGAGCTTCTCAGATGTGCACACTATGGATCTGG GAACACACCGGTGGGATTTGGCTGCCGCGGAGGGCCTTTTGCCCCGTTACGAGCATGCCAGCTTCATTCCCTCTTGTGCACCTCATACCATCTGGGTGTTTGGAGGTGCTGACCAGTCAGGAAATCGAAATTGCCTACAAGTTCTGAATCCTG AAACGAGGACTTGGACCATGCCAGAGGTGATCAGCCCTCCACCATCTCCAAGAACATTCCACACATCCTCTGCAGCCATTGGAAACCAACTGTATGTCTTTGGGGGCGGAGAGAGAGGTGCCCAGCCTGTGCAGGATGTGAAGCTGCATGTGTTTGACGCAA ACACTCTGACCTGGTCACAGCCAGAGACACTTGGCAAACCTCCATCCCCCCGGCATGGTCATGTGATGGTGGCAGCAGGGACAAAGCTCTTCATCCATGGAGGCTTGGCAGGGGACAAATTCTATGATGATCTCCATTGCATTGATATAA GTGACATGAAGTGGCAGAAGCTAAGTCCCACTGGGTCATCTCCCACAGGCTGTGCTGCCCACTCAGCTGTGGTTGTGGGGAAACACCTGTATATCTTTGGAGGGATGACTCCCACAGGAGCCCTGGATACAATGTACCAGTATCACATAG AAAAGCAGCATTGGACCTTGCTTAAATTTGATACTTTTCTACCCCCTGGACGATTGGATCATTCCATGTGTGTCATTCCATGGCCTGTGATGTGTACTTCTGAGAAAGAAGATTCAAATTCTCTCACTCTAAACTGTGATACTGAGAAAGGGGAGTCCACCAACAAAGGAGTGACCCAAGGTGATGATTTACATGAGGAAAGTCAGACAGACACATTGCTCTGTTTTGTGTTCGGCGGGATGAATACAGAAGGGGAAATCTATAATGACTGTATTGTGACTGTAGTTGACTAa
- the RABEPK gene encoding rab9 effector protein with kelch motifs isoform X6 yields the protein MKLLPVLEPGGKPRKATWYTLTPPGDGPCARVGHSCSYLPPVGDAKRGKVFIVGGADPNRSFSDVHTMDLETRTWTMPEVISPPPSPRTFHTSSAAIGNQLYVFGGGERGAQPVQDVKLHVFDANTLTWSQPETLGKPPSPRHGHVMVAAGTKLFIHGGLAGDKFYDDLHCIDISDMKWQKLSPTGSSPTGCAAHSAVVVGKHLYIFGGMTPTGALDTMYQYHIEKQHWTLLKFDTFLPPGRLDHSMCVIPWPVMCTSEKEDSNSLTLNCDTEKGESTNKGVTQGDDLHEESQTDTLLCFVFGGMNTEGEIYNDCIVTVVD from the exons ATGAAGCTGCTACCAGTGTTGGAGCCTGGAGGCAAGCCCAGGAAAGCAACATG GTACACCTTGACCCCCCCTGGAGACGGCCCCTGTGCTCGGGTTGGCCACAGCTGTTCATATTTACCCCCAGTCGGTGACGCCAAGAGAGGGAAGGTCTTCATTGTTGGGGGAGCAGATCCAAACAGGAGCTTCTCAGATGTGCACACTATGGATCTGG AAACGAGGACTTGGACCATGCCAGAGGTGATCAGCCCTCCACCATCTCCAAGAACATTCCACACATCCTCTGCAGCCATTGGAAACCAACTGTATGTCTTTGGGGGCGGAGAGAGAGGTGCCCAGCCTGTGCAGGATGTGAAGCTGCATGTGTTTGACGCAA ACACTCTGACCTGGTCACAGCCAGAGACACTTGGCAAACCTCCATCCCCCCGGCATGGTCATGTGATGGTGGCAGCAGGGACAAAGCTCTTCATCCATGGAGGCTTGGCAGGGGACAAATTCTATGATGATCTCCATTGCATTGATATAA GTGACATGAAGTGGCAGAAGCTAAGTCCCACTGGGTCATCTCCCACAGGCTGTGCTGCCCACTCAGCTGTGGTTGTGGGGAAACACCTGTATATCTTTGGAGGGATGACTCCCACAGGAGCCCTGGATACAATGTACCAGTATCACATAG AAAAGCAGCATTGGACCTTGCTTAAATTTGATACTTTTCTACCCCCTGGACGATTGGATCATTCCATGTGTGTCATTCCATGGCCTGTGATGTGTACTTCTGAGAAAGAAGATTCAAATTCTCTCACTCTAAACTGTGATACTGAGAAAGGGGAGTCCACCAACAAAGGAGTGACCCAAGGTGATGATTTACATGAGGAAAGTCAGACAGACACATTGCTCTGTTTTGTGTTCGGCGGGATGAATACAGAAGGGGAAATCTATAATGACTGTATTGTGACTGTAGTTGACTAa
- the RABEPK gene encoding rab9 effector protein with kelch motifs isoform X1: MKLLPVLEPGGKPRKATWSVRKESDREKHEFCFILRSLLTYLTIYEKGYTLTPPGDGPCARVGHSCSYLPPVGDAKRGKVFIVGGADPNRSFSDVHTMDLGTHRWDLAAAEGLLPRYEHASFIPSCAPHTIWVFGGADQSGNRNCLQVLNPETRTWTMPEVISPPPSPRTFHTSSAAIGNQLYVFGGGERGAQPVQDVKLHVFDANTLTWSQPETLGKPPSPRHGHVMVAAGTKLFIHGGLAGDKFYDDLHCIDISDMKWQKLSPTGSSPTGCAAHSAVVVGKHLYIFGGMTPTGALDTMYQYHIEKQHWTLLKFDTFLPPGRLDHSMCVIPWPVMCTSEKEDSNSLTLNCDTEKGESTNKGVTQGDDLHEESQTDTLLCFVFGGMNTEGEIYNDCIVTVVD, translated from the exons ATGAAGCTGCTACCAGTGTTGGAGCCTGGAGGCAAGCCCAGGAAAGCAACATGGTCTGTAAGGAaggagtcagacagagaaaagcatgagttttgtttcattttacgtAGTTTACTAACATATTTGACCATCTATGAAAAAGG GTACACCTTGACCCCCCCTGGAGACGGCCCCTGTGCTCGGGTTGGCCACAGCTGTTCATATTTACCCCCAGTCGGTGACGCCAAGAGAGGGAAGGTCTTCATTGTTGGGGGAGCAGATCCAAACAGGAGCTTCTCAGATGTGCACACTATGGATCTGG GAACACACCGGTGGGATTTGGCTGCCGCGGAGGGCCTTTTGCCCCGTTACGAGCATGCCAGCTTCATTCCCTCTTGTGCACCTCATACCATCTGGGTGTTTGGAGGTGCTGACCAGTCAGGAAATCGAAATTGCCTACAAGTTCTGAATCCTG AAACGAGGACTTGGACCATGCCAGAGGTGATCAGCCCTCCACCATCTCCAAGAACATTCCACACATCCTCTGCAGCCATTGGAAACCAACTGTATGTCTTTGGGGGCGGAGAGAGAGGTGCCCAGCCTGTGCAGGATGTGAAGCTGCATGTGTTTGACGCAA ACACTCTGACCTGGTCACAGCCAGAGACACTTGGCAAACCTCCATCCCCCCGGCATGGTCATGTGATGGTGGCAGCAGGGACAAAGCTCTTCATCCATGGAGGCTTGGCAGGGGACAAATTCTATGATGATCTCCATTGCATTGATATAA GTGACATGAAGTGGCAGAAGCTAAGTCCCACTGGGTCATCTCCCACAGGCTGTGCTGCCCACTCAGCTGTGGTTGTGGGGAAACACCTGTATATCTTTGGAGGGATGACTCCCACAGGAGCCCTGGATACAATGTACCAGTATCACATAG AAAAGCAGCATTGGACCTTGCTTAAATTTGATACTTTTCTACCCCCTGGACGATTGGATCATTCCATGTGTGTCATTCCATGGCCTGTGATGTGTACTTCTGAGAAAGAAGATTCAAATTCTCTCACTCTAAACTGTGATACTGAGAAAGGGGAGTCCACCAACAAAGGAGTGACCCAAGGTGATGATTTACATGAGGAAAGTCAGACAGACACATTGCTCTGTTTTGTGTTCGGCGGGATGAATACAGAAGGGGAAATCTATAATGACTGTATTGTGACTGTAGTTGACTAa
- the RABEPK gene encoding rab9 effector protein with kelch motifs isoform X5, with the protein MKLLPVLEPGGKPRKATWSVRKESDREKHEFCFILRSLLTYLTIYEKGYTLTPPGDGPCARVGHSCSYLPPVGDAKRGKVFIVGGADPNRSFSDVHTMDLGTHRWDLAAAEGLLPRYEHASFIPSCAPHTIWVFGGADQSGNRNCLQVLNPDTLTWSQPETLGKPPSPRHGHVMVAAGTKLFIHGGLAGDKFYDDLHCIDISDMKWQKLSPTGSSPTGCAAHSAVVVGKHLYIFGGMTPTGALDTMYQYHIEKQHWTLLKFDTFLPPGRLDHSMCVIPWPVMCTSEKEDSNSLTLNCDTEKGESTNKGVTQGDDLHEESQTDTLLCFVFGGMNTEGEIYNDCIVTVVD; encoded by the exons ATGAAGCTGCTACCAGTGTTGGAGCCTGGAGGCAAGCCCAGGAAAGCAACATGGTCTGTAAGGAaggagtcagacagagaaaagcatgagttttgtttcattttacgtAGTTTACTAACATATTTGACCATCTATGAAAAAGG GTACACCTTGACCCCCCCTGGAGACGGCCCCTGTGCTCGGGTTGGCCACAGCTGTTCATATTTACCCCCAGTCGGTGACGCCAAGAGAGGGAAGGTCTTCATTGTTGGGGGAGCAGATCCAAACAGGAGCTTCTCAGATGTGCACACTATGGATCTGG GAACACACCGGTGGGATTTGGCTGCCGCGGAGGGCCTTTTGCCCCGTTACGAGCATGCCAGCTTCATTCCCTCTTGTGCACCTCATACCATCTGGGTGTTTGGAGGTGCTGACCAGTCAGGAAATCGAAATTGCCTACAAGTTCTGAATCCTG ACACTCTGACCTGGTCACAGCCAGAGACACTTGGCAAACCTCCATCCCCCCGGCATGGTCATGTGATGGTGGCAGCAGGGACAAAGCTCTTCATCCATGGAGGCTTGGCAGGGGACAAATTCTATGATGATCTCCATTGCATTGATATAA GTGACATGAAGTGGCAGAAGCTAAGTCCCACTGGGTCATCTCCCACAGGCTGTGCTGCCCACTCAGCTGTGGTTGTGGGGAAACACCTGTATATCTTTGGAGGGATGACTCCCACAGGAGCCCTGGATACAATGTACCAGTATCACATAG AAAAGCAGCATTGGACCTTGCTTAAATTTGATACTTTTCTACCCCCTGGACGATTGGATCATTCCATGTGTGTCATTCCATGGCCTGTGATGTGTACTTCTGAGAAAGAAGATTCAAATTCTCTCACTCTAAACTGTGATACTGAGAAAGGGGAGTCCACCAACAAAGGAGTGACCCAAGGTGATGATTTACATGAGGAAAGTCAGACAGACACATTGCTCTGTTTTGTGTTCGGCGGGATGAATACAGAAGGGGAAATCTATAATGACTGTATTGTGACTGTAGTTGACTAa